TGCACCAATATTTTTTAACGGAGCAAAAATAGCAGAACGAGCACCAACAACCACTTGTGCTTCTCCCCGCTCAACTTTGCGCCATTCATCGTACCTTTCCCCATTTGAAAGGCCTGAGTGAAGAATGGCTACTTTCTTTCCAAAACGCGAAATGAAGCGGTTTGTAACTTGTGGTGTCAAGGAAATCTCAGGCACTAACATAATGGCTGTCTTGCCACGGCTGAGCGCCTCTTGAATGACCTGCAAATAAACCTCTGTCTTACCACTACCTGTCACTCCTTCTAGCAGAAATGGCTTACCACCCTGCCCAATCTGCTGCGTGATAGCTTGAACCGCAGCTTCCTGCTCTTCATTTAGCACCAATGCAGAATCTGTTGCAACATTTTCAAAATAAGCCTCAGAACGACTAACTTCTTTTTCGATGATTTGTACAGCCTCTTGCTCCACAAAATAATGAATGACCTCTCTTGAAAAATGCTCTTTCAAATCCGCCAAACGGTACATGTCAGTCTGACCTTGCAAAACGTCTCGCAAGGCTTGCTTTTTTTTCGCCCGTTGGGGAATGACTAGCTGCTCCAAAATTTCTTGATTAACTTGATACCATTTTTCTGTTTTAATATGCTTTTGATCTATCGCTTGGTATTCTACCTGAATCGCCCCTTGCCGTGTCAAACGCATTACCTTAGCTTGCAGCTCTTTATCAAGCGATGAGAAATGCTGCTGATCTGCATTGCCAAAAATGAGCAGTCGATCTTCTTTATTCAAAGAAGGTTGCGCATGAAGAATCTTATCATAGCTAGAATTCAAAAATCCCGGCAACATAGCTTTTAAAATTGAAATTTTGTAAGAAAAGACAGATTTTCTCAATTCTTCTGCCAACCACAGCTGCTCCTCATTTAAAACTGGCGTAAAGTCCAAAACCTCTGCAATCTCTTTCAATTCTGGTGTCGTTTCTTCTGTCAGCTCTACGACAATCCCCTGAATCAAGCGATTGGCTTTCCCAAAAGGCACATGCACACGCATACCAACTTCTAGCATAGTTGAAAATTCTTTCGGAACCGTATAACTGTAAGGTTTATCAGTCTGCATTAAAGGGACATCCACAATGACTTTTGCAAGTTGCACATTCTCACCACCTCTCACTTCTCATTAAAAGAAAAAATAAGATTGAGCTGACCCAACCTTAAATCTTTTCACCCTCTTCTTTTTCCTTCGCAATTTGTTCTTTGATTTTACGTTCTTCTTCTTCTCTGCGCAAGCGTTCTTCCTCAGCACGTCGACGAACTGCTTCTCGCTTGCCTTCAGGATCTGGGTGAATCCCGACATTGCCAGATTCGATTTCTTCTAAAGCACGAAGTGTCGATTTGACGGACTTAAACTCTTGAGTCGGAGCTGCTCCTTCTTCCAATTCATGAGCACGTTTTGCTTCAAGAATCACCAAGGAGTATTTTGAAGGCACCTTATCAAGCAAGGTGTCAATTGAAGGTTTTAACATCATAATCTTGTACCTAATTTCTAAATTCTTATCTTACTGAAAGTTGTTCTGACAACATATCTTGATAGTGACCTATAACACGTTCCACTCGGAAATGTTCAGCTTCAATGACGCGTTTGACGCGCTCAGCCGCTAACGGAACTTCATCATTGACAATCGCATAGTCATATTCGCGCATGAGAGCAATTTCTTCTCTTGCTTTGGCAATGCGTTTGGCGATTACTTCGGCACTATCTGTTCCACGTCCCACTAAGCGATCTTGCAATTCCGCCAAATCAGGTGGTGTCAAAAAGATAAAGACAGCATCTGGAACTTTTTTCTTCACCTGAAGCGCCCCTTGAACTTCAATCTCAAGGAAAACATCAATTCCTTTATCTAAGGTTTCATTCACATAGGTCAAAGGAGTTCCATAGTAGTTGCCAACATACTCTGCATATTCCAACATCTGACCTTGTCGAATCAACTCCTCAAACTCTTCTCGCGTACGGAAAAAATAGTCAATCCCGTCCACTTCACCGGGACGTTGAGCACGAGTTGTCATGGACACAGAGTATTGAAACTGATTGTCTGAGCTTTCAAAAATCTCACTTCGAACCGTTCCCTTCCCCACACCTGAGGGACCAGAAAAAACGATTAACAAGCCACGATCCGCCATCATATCTCCTTCATTGTCTTTCTATCTAGTGTAACAAAAAAGCAGTATTTTTTCAACTGCTTTTTAGCATAGGTAGATGCTTGTTTTCTGAGAAAACAATGCAAGTCACTCTTACTTGCCTAAAATTATACATTAGTTAGATAAACATTCATTCTTAGTAATGTCTATTTGGCATAATCCACAGCACGCATTTCCCGAATGACCGTTACTTTGATATTTCCTGGATATTCGAGGTTGTTTTCAATCTTTTCACGCACATCATGAGCCAAGATAGTAATCTTATCGTCTTTGATTTGACCAGGATTGACCATAATCCGAATCTCACGACCTGCTTGTAAAGCAAAACTATTTTTCACGCCCTCAAAGCTATTGGCAATTTCTTCCAAATCTTGCAGGCGCTTGATATAGCTTTCAAGGGATTCGCTACGAGCACCTGGACGAGCCGCACTAAGCGCATCGGCTGCTGCAACAATAACTGCAATCACACTTTCAGGTTCTACATCACCATGATGACTGGCAATTGTATTGACCACAATTGGATGTTCCTTATACTTACGAGCCAATTCTGTTCCAATTTCCACATGGCTACCTTCCACTTCACGGTCAATAGCCTTTCCAATATCGTGAAGGAAGCCTGCACGGCGAGCTAAGTTAGCATTTTCACCGAGTTCACTTGCAATGACACCAGACAACTTAGCAACTTCAACAGAATGACGCAATACATTTTGCCCATATGACGTACGGAATTGCAAGCGTCCCATAATCTTCATCAAATCCGGATGTAAGTTTGGTGCACCGATTTCATAAGCCGCTGCTTCACCATATTCACGAATCTTATGGTCAATTTCCAGACGATTCTTCTCTACTAATTCTTCAATGCGAGCTGGGTGGATACGACCGTCTTTCAGCAGGGCTTCCATTGTCATGCGTGCAATTTCACGTCGAATAGGATCAAAACCAGATAAAGTCACCACTTCTGGTGTGTCATCAATAATGACATCAATACCCGTTAAACTTTCAAAGGTTCGAATATTCCGACCTTCACGTCCAATAATGCGACCTTTCATCGTATCATCCGGCAGATGAACTGTTGAATTGGTTTGCTCCGCAACATAGTCACCTGCAATCCGTTGCATGGCTTGGACTAAAATATCCTTTGCCATTTTATCAGAACGTTCTTTGACTTCTTGCTCTGCTTCACGAATACGCGTCGCAATTTCCTTTGATAACTTATCCTCAGTCTGAGTGAGAATGATATCTCTGGCTTCAGTTTGTGAAAGTGAAGCAACACGCTCTAATTCTGCTTCTTTGTGCTGCTCCAACTCTGTCAGTTTGTTTTCACGCGCCTCAAGGTTTTTGTTTCTATCAGAAATACTTTGTTCTTTCTGCTCGAGTGTTTTTTCTTTGTTGGTCAAATTGTCATCTTTACGATCAAGACTTGTCGCACGTTCTGTCAAACGACTTTCCAATTGCTTCAATTCTTGACGATCAGATTTAAATTCTGCCTCAACTTCTTCTCGATATTTTCTGGCTTCTTCTTTTGCCTCTAACAGTGCTTCTTTTTTAAGGGATTTACTTTCGCGCTTCACTTCTTTTAATAACAAATCCGCTTCGCGCTCAGCTTGTCCACGTAAATTAGTTGCTTCTTGTTCAGCATTTAAAAGAGTAAGTTCCGCAGCTTCTTTCGCTGATTTCATGCGAGCTGTAATACTTACATATCCAATGACTAAACCAATGATGACGGCAAAAACACCTGCAAAAATCATTTCCATGTTTTTACCTCAAATTATTGATATTGAATTGTAAAATTCTTAATTATTTTATCATAAAAATCAATTTTTCACAAACTAAATTCTTATAAATACGTGACGGTTTTCACATTCTTTTTTGCGAATCCTTTTTCCTGACAGGCTTTGTTAAGCAGAAAATTTTTTCTTTGCTAGAGCAAAATATGGTATAATTTATTAAAAGTAAAAGGAGTTCTATTTATGGTCAAAGAAGTCATTGTTGAAAGTTTTGAGTTGGATCACACGATTGTCAAAGCCCCCTACGTACGCTTGATTGGCGAAGAGGTGGGACCTAAAGGGGACATCATTTCCAACTTTGATGTTCGTCTGGTACAGCCTAATGAAGATGCCATTCCGACCGCTGGACTTCATACGATTGAACATCTGCTAGCTAAGCTCATTCGTACTCACATTGATGGTATGATTGATTGCTCACCTTTTGGTTGTCGGACAGGATTTCACATGATTATGTGGGGTCAGCATAGCTCAACTGAAATTGCCAAAGTCATCAAGGCAGCTTTAGAGGAAATTGCTGAAATCACTACTTGGGAAGATGTCCCTGGTACGACTATTGAATCTTGTGGCAATTACAAAGATCACAGCCTCTTTTCCGCTAAAGAATGGTGCAAACTAATCCTAGAAAAAGGCATTTCTGATGATGCCTTCGAGCGTCATCTTGTGTAAATTAAAAAATGAGGTCGGGACAAAAGTTCCCAGCCTCATGCATTTTATAGTTTAGCTTGCAAGACGCAGTGGTTGGTTGGATATCCTTATTCCTAATCATACCGGTGATAGCGGCTATCCTAACCAACTGTGCGGAAAGTGGGACGACGAAATCACATTCTTCGAATGATTGATTTCTGTCCCACTCTCGTTTTTTTTATTGACGAATCAAATAATCAAATGCTCCCAAAGCTGCCGTCGCTCCTGAACCCATTGAAATAATGATTTGTTTATAAGCGCTATCTGTACAATCACCTGCTGCAAAAATTCCTGGCACATTTGTTGCACCATGTTTGTCAACAATAATTTCACCACGTTCATTAAGAGCAACTGAACTATCTTTGAGCCAGTCTGTATTTGGTAAAAGACCAATTTGAACAAAGACACCGCTGAGTTCAATTTTATGTTCTTCATTATTCGCACGATCGAGATAAGTAATGGCTTCAACTTGATCGGAACCATGAATTTCTTTTGTAGCTACATTGGTTAGAACTGTCACGTTTTTAAGTTGCTGTACCCTGTCTTGCAATACTTGATCGGCTTTCAAAGTTGGTAGAAATTCTAACACATAAACATGCTCTGCCAGACCAGCTAAGTCAATTGCTGCTTCAATTCCAGAATTTCCTCCACCGATAACAGCCACTTTTTTACCTGTAAAAATAGGACCATCGCAATGTGGACAATTAGTTACACCTTTGGTTCGGAATTCTTCTTCACCAGGAACATTAACATTTCGCCAGCGAGCACCAACAGAAAGAACTGCTGTTTTCGCTTTCAGAACAGCTCCATTTTCAAGCTCCACTTCAATCAAATCCTTTTTCTCAATGTTCTTCACACGTTGATTCTTCATGATATCAATTGGATATTTCTTGGCATGTTCTTCTACCTGCGCCATCAGCTTAGGTCCTTCTGTATAAGGCGTACCAATCATATTTTCGATACCGACAGTCTCCATAACTTGTCCACCGAAAGTTTCAACGACCATACCTGTACGAATTCCCTTACGAGCAGCATAAATAGCTGCGCTGCTTCCTGCAGGTCCGCCCCCAACAACCAACACATCAAATGGTTCTTTTTTGTCAAATTCTTCACTTGAAGCAGGTCCAGAAATCTTGTCGAGCAGTTGCTCAATGGTCATACGACCATTTGCAAATTCTTCACCATTTAGAAAAACCGTTGGGACAGCCATGATCTTTTTGTCTTCAACTTCTTGTCTAAACATGCCCCCTTCAACCATTGTGTGGCTGATAGTTGGATTCAGCACAGCCATTGTATTCAGTGCTTGAACAACGTCTGGACAATTATGACAGGTTAAGCTGACATAAGTTTCAAAATGAAGCGGCTGCTTAATAGCTTGAATTCGTTTTATAACAGCATCTTCTACTTTTGGTGCGCGACCAGAGACTTGCAGCAAAGCCAGCACAAAAGATGTAAATTCATGCCCTAAGGGAAGTCCTGCAAACTGCACACGACCTGCTTGACCAACTTGTGTCACAGTAAAACTTGGTTTACGGTTAGTTTCTGTATTTTCTAGTGATAAGCGAGGAGACATCGCTACAATTTCATCTAGAAAAGCCCGAACCTGATCAGAACGCTCATCTTGACCTAAAGAAGCTTGAAATACAACATCAGATTCTAGAAGCTCCAAATACTGCTTCAGTTGCGCTTTAATTGTTTCATCTAAAGCCATATAAGCCTCCTTAAATTTTACCAACTAAATCAAGACTTGGAGTCAGCGTTTCAATTCCTTCTTTCCACTTAGCTGGACACACTTCACCTGGATGGCTACGTACATATTGTGCAGCATGGATTTTGTCAATCAAGACAGACGCATCACGACCAATACCATCTGCATTGATTTCAAGCGCTTGAACAACACCATCTGGATCGATGATAAAGGTACCACGTTGAGACAGCCCGCTTTCATCTAACACGTCAAAACCAAGTGAAATAGTGTGAGATGGATCTCCAATCATAATGTACTCAAGTTTTCCAATGGCATCTGAATAATCATGCCAAGCTTTATGTGTAAAATGCGTATCTGTTGAAACAGAATAAACTTCCACACCTAGTTCTTTAAGAGCTGCATACTGCTCTTGCAAATCCTCCAACTCAGTCGGACAAACAAATGAAAAATCAGCAGGATAGAAGCAAACGACGCTCCAATGACCTTTTAAATCTTCACTAGAAACTGTGATAAATTTCCCGTTTCCAGCGTGATAAGCATCTGCTGTAAACTCGACAATTTCCTTACCAATAAGTGACATAAGATTACCTCCAAAATTAGTTTTATAATAAAATAAAAATCTTATAAGCCCATTATAGCCTATAAGATTTTTAGTGTCTAATATCTTGCTTGAAAACGTTTCCTAATAATCCAAAGCATCTGCGTAACCCGCGCCATTTCCTACAAAATAACCCGTTTTACAGTTAATACTAAAGAGGTAGGTTCCGTCCGTTCTAAATAAATTGTAATAACCATTTCCGTTGATAATATTCACACGTTCAAGAATATAATTATCTCCTGTGAAATAGCCACGTTCCCGTGAGGTTGCTAAGATTTTTTCTAACACACCAGGATTGAAATTCCAAGCTGGATTATTACTGTCGTTAATTTTAGTTTGGTCGTATGGTACTCGACTTAAATGACGCTGTAAATTCGTGCCTGACGCTGGTGCTGCTGGAGCAGTTGTTTGCGCTGGTACAGAAGCTGGTTGTTCTGCTACAGGTGCTTGAGCGGAGCTTTGTGACGGTGCAGCGGCAGCCTCAGATTGAGGAGCAGAGGTTTGTTGACTCTTTCCTAAGCTAATCGCAGATTTCAACACCTTATCCAAGTCCGTATTTCCAGTTGTGACATCTGTAAATTTGGCATCACTTTTAATCTTCGCCTTTGTATCTAAAACACCGTCTGTAATAGCTGCTGAGGTGAACTGTGCATTCACATTTTGAACAGCCTCAACTTGTTTGACCAAGCTATCGTATTTTGCTTTGGCAACATTGTACTCGTTGGTGTTTTTTAATTTTTCTAGTGCTGCTTTTAGTTTGTTTAAGTTTCCGAAACTGCTGTTTTTCAAAGCCAATTTATTGGCATCTGTAAAGAATGAATCATAAAGGCTGTTGAAAGCTTTCAAATTCTTATTTTCAGAGCTAGAAGTAGTAGAAGATTTACTGGTTTGGCTCGTTGAATTTGTAGCTGGCTTTGCTTGCTTTCTATTCAACGACAGATAAACAGTCCCACCGATTAGAGCCAGTAAAGCAACACTCGCTGCAGAATAGAGGACTTTCTTATTTTTATAAAATGGAACTTTCTCCGTTTCCATTTCTTCATCTAACGCTGTAAAAGTCGGATAGCTTTCCGTTGACTCAGTTGAACTCACAGGAATATCATCCATTTCAGGCTGAATTGGTTCCATTATTTTTGTCTCAGCCTCTAACTCCTCTGGAGTTTGTGTACTGTTTTCTTCCGAAGTTTCTTGCGGTTCTGCTTCGCTGGCTGCAAGTGCAGCTACTGTTTCATCAAAGGCAGACTCCTCAGACGCTACCTCTGCAGATTCTAGGGGGGCTTCCTCTTGAACCTCATCGTGCATCTCCTGGATAAATTCTGCTAAGTCTAACTGGCTCAGTTGTTCTTGATCTTCTGCTTCAGACATTTCTTCTGCAGATTGAGCCGAAAATTTCCCAGCTTCAATTTCTTGACGGTGCTGTTTAATGTATTTATCCAGCACATTATCCTCTTCCGTCACTCCTGCTTCAAGTTCTTCGCTTTTTCGAGCAGCTTGACCAACTGTCATTTCTTTAGCTGTTTCAAAATCAAGAATTGATTCTTTTTCTTCTTGTTCTGGCAAATGTTTTTCGTCTTTACTCACGGCAAATCCTTTCTAATCTATCTGACGTTTGATTCTCTGACCAAAATATTGGTACAAATCAACTTTTAAAGTCCCGTTATAGAGTTTTCGTTTTTTATCGGCTTGACTGCCAAATTTTGCTTCAAACGCTTCATCACTCGTCAAGATAAACTTGCTCCACGTTTTTAGTGGTGCAAAAGTCTGCCCCATTTCTTGATAAAGCTTGGTTACAGAATCATCATCCAGCAATCTCTCTCCATAAGGGGGATTGGAAACAATGACACCATTTATCTTGTCGGTATGCAAATCCTGCAAGCGCATTTGCTTGAAAAGAATCTGCTCAGAAACACCTGCTTCTTCGGCATTTCGTTTAGCAATCTCCACCATTCGTGCATCAATATCAGATCCTAAAATATCAAGCTGAATATCTTGCTTGATTTGCTCTAAAGCTCTAGCGCGAACATGCCTAATCAAGTCTGAATCAACCCAATTCCACTCTTCAAACGCAAAATGGCGATGAAGCCCCGGTGCCATATTCATGCCAATCATAGCTGCCTCAATACAGAAAGTTCCTGAACCACATGTCGGATCAATCAAGGGCTTATCTGGATACCAATTGGATAAGAGCAGAATCGCAGCCGCCATATTTTCTTTAATCGGTGCGCCACCTTTTTCAGCCCGATAGCCACGTTTAAAGAGACTAGAGCCTGTCGTATCGATTAAAACAGTTGCCACGTCTTTCAAAATAGAAACTTCAATCTTGAACTCAGCTCCATTTTCCATTAGGGGAACACCCTCTGGTCGAGCATAGTGCTTTTGCAACTTTTTGACTACTGCTTTTTTAGAAATAGCTTGCACACTTGGTTCATTGTGAAGTTTTGATTTGACACATTTTGCCTTGGCAATTGGAAATTTTGCTCCAAGCGGTAAATAGTTTTCCCAATCCAAAGCAAAAACACTCTGGAATAATTCCTCAAAGGTCTTAGCCGGAAAACTGCCAACAACAATCTTAATGCGGTCTGCTGCACGCAACCAGAGATTAGTTTCAATAATGGTTTCAACAGTTCCGTCAAAACGCACGCGACCATTTTCCACTTGACATTCTAAGCCAAGATTTCTGATTTCACGACCAACCACAGCCTCTAAACCAGCCGCAGCAGTCGCAATCAACTTAAATTTTGTTTTCATTCGTCCTCTCAAAATAAAAGCTAGCATAATACGCTAGCTAAACCTATATGCAACTTTCTATAAGCCATGTTTTGTTCCAGAAATAACTAGGTATCATTTCCTTCGATAATCATCTGTCTACTGTTTCCAGTCAGAATGCTGCGTTCGTTTCCACGCATTCCGTGCCCCGACCAAAGTTTGGGTTGCTAGCTTGAGGGGTTTACCGCGTTCCACTTCTTGTGTTTCCACAAAAACTACGTCACTGTGGCACTTTCAGGACTATTCCAGCATATCCAGAGACGTAGCTGTTTCGTCCGCCGTAACGATTTCTCGTCCCTAGGCTTATTGTTTCACCTAGCACAAACACTACGGGCATCACAGCCCGTGCTAGCATGGACTTTCCTCATGAAAAGACGACTCTTCACGCGATTATCCAAAAATTGCACATTACTTATTAAATTTCGTTATTTAAGATTTGCTTGCCGAATACTTCTTTTTCCAAACGATTTAAGCGTTTTAAAATATCAAAATTTGTCAGCGTAGCAGATGCCACTTGAGGGGTTTCCATGATAGATTGCGTCAAAGGTGAAGTTGCCGCCTCATTTGACTTTTTAGCGAGTTCTGCTTTCAAACGAGCATTTTCTTCACGCAGTTCCTTTACCAAAGCAGCATACGTTTCGTAATCTTTAATGACATTATCTAAAAATTCGTCCACTTCAACCTTGCTATATCCACGGACGCCAACTTTAAAATCTTGATCAAAAATATCTTTCGGTGTGTAAATAATACTAGCCATTTCTCTCTCCATTCTCGTTCATTACTTTAATTATATAAAAAATGAACCGCAAAAATCAAGGTTAAACATCTAATTTTCGGAAAAATTTTCTGCGACCTCATTCAAGTCATCAAATGTTAATTGTTTGATAAAATATTGTTCTTGTTTCTTCATCATTTGGTAAAGATGTTTTAAATTTGTTTCATTTTCTTCATCGTAAAAAATATAAGCCCCGTCTGTATTACTGAGTAGAAAGTGATTGTAATCACGAAATTGGCTGGGATTTTCATAATGAGGATAGGCGTATTTAACAAAATCCACCTGTTTAAAACGACTTAATTTTTCTTGATTGGCTTCATTCCAGCTTTCACCTTGATTCTCAAAAGTAAAAATCGTCGCAATTTGAAAATCGTAATCTTGCTGCAATTCTTTTGCAACCTCTAGTGTCCAAACTTCAAAACCTAAATTCCCAGTGAAAATCAGCCACTCCGCACCTTCTTCCAATAAACGCGTTAAATCTCGCTGAATGGCTTTTTTAATAATCTTGATTCGAGGGTCTTTGTCATTAAAAATTCCCAAATCAAAATTCCGATAACCCACTATTAGTACGCTAACCACTTAAATTATCCCTTTATTTCCTTTTTTATGTTATAATAGAGTGATGTTATTGTACCAATAAGGAGATATATGGTCAACTATCCACATAAAGTTCCCTCTCGAAATTCATTAAGACTTCCCAAAAAGAAGTCCGTTGACTTTGCGAATCGGGGAATGTCGTTTGAAAAAATGATCAATGAAACGAATGATTATTATCTTAGTCACGATTTAGCGGTCATTCACAAGAAGCCGACCCCTATTCAGATTGTAAAAGTGGATTATCCCAGACGTAGTCAGGCAAAAATTGTTGAAGCCTACTTTCGACAAGCCTCTACAACAGACTATTCTGGTGTCTATCAGGGACATTATATAGATTTTGAAGCAAAAGAAACACATCAAAAAGCTTCCATGCCGATGAAAAATTTTCATGCTCATCAAATCAAGCACATGGAACAAGTCGTCAAACAAGGAGGAATTTGCTTCGTTTTATTGCACTTTTCAGCCTTAAAATTGACATATCTACTTCCTGCTCCTTATTTAATTAACTTCTTCAAGATTGACAAGGGGAAAAAGTCCATGCCACTTGACTACATTCAAAAGCATGGATATTCTATCTCACAGAATGGTCTTCCTAGCATTCCCTATCTTGAAATCATTCAACAAAATTTACTAGGTGGTAAAATAAATGAATAAGCAATCTTTACTGACAGCTGCAAAATATGTAGCTATCGGTCTCATTACATTATTTCTGCTTGGAGTTGTAGCTGGTGGAGGAATTTTTCTCTATCAAGTTCACAAGGCACCTGCCTTGTCAGAAAAGAAACTAGTCGCCACAACTTCCAGTAAAATCTATGATAGTGAAAACAATCTTGTTGCTGACTTAGGTTCTGAAAAAAGGGTCAATGCGGCAACAAGTGATATTCCAACTGACTTAGTACGAGCTATCGTTGCAATTGAAGACCACCGTTTCTTCAATCATCGCGGCGTGGACTCTGTTCGTATTTTGGGTGCTTTCTTGAATAATCTGCGCAGAGGAAATCGACAAGGAGGGTCAACGTTGACGCAACAGTTGATTAAACTGACCTACTTCTCCACTTCAAGTGCCGACCAAACACTATCACGGAAAATTCAAGAAGCCTGGTTAGCTATTCAATTGGAGCGCAAAGCCACTAAGCAAGAAATTATTACATACTATGTAAATAAGGTCTATATGTCAAATGGTAACTACGGTATGCAAACAGCTGCTCAAAGTTATTACGGCAAAGATTTGAAAGACTTGAGCTTAGCTCAAACTGCTTTATTGGCGGGGATGCCTCAGGCACCAAACCAATACGACCCTTATACAAAACCAGAAGCAGCCAAAAATCGTCGCAATCTTGTATTGTCAGAAATGTATAAACTCAAATACATCTCTGCTGAGCAATATGAAAAAGCAGTCAATACACCCGTCACAGATGGTCTGCAAAGCTTAAAAAATTCAGCTTCTTATCCTGCTTACATGGATAACTACTTAAAGCAAGTTATTGAGCAAGTCCAAGAAGAAACGGGTTATAACTTGCTGACGACGGGAATGGAAGTGTATACAAACGTAAACAGAGCGGCTCAAGAACGCCTTTGGAACATTTATAATAGCAATGAATATGTTGCTTATCCAGATGATGAATTACAAGTAGCTTCTACCATTATAGATGCTACAACTGGTAAGGTGATTGCTCAACTAGGCGCCCGAAATCAAGCTTCAAATGTTTCTTTTGGTACTAACCAAGCGGTTGAAACCAATCGCGACTGGGGCTCAACCATGAAACCGATCACGGATTACGCTCCAGCCATTGAAAATGGCATTTACACTTCTACGGCTGCTTACATTAGTGATGCTCCTTATAATTATCCTGGAACAACTACTCCAGTCTACAACTGGGATATGCGCTATTTTGGAAACATCACCATTCAGTATGCACTTCAAGAGTCTCGGAACGTTCCAGCTGTCAAGACGTTAGAAGCCGTCGGACTCAGCAAGTCTAAGAAATTCCTAAGCGGACTGGGCATTAATTATCCAGATATGGTATATGCAAATGCCATTTCAAGTAACACGACAAAATCCGATCGAAAATATGGTGCCAGCAGTGAAAAAATGGCTGCTGCCTATGCTGCTTTTGCAAATGGTGGAACTTATTACAAACCACAATATGTCAGCCGTGTTGTCTTTAGCGATGGAACCTCAAAAGATTTCTCTAATCAAGGTACAACCGCAATGAAAGAAACAACAGCTTACATGATGACAAATATGCTGAAAACAGTTCTTACATCTGGTACTGGGACCAATGCAGCTATATCTGGTGTCTATCAAGCCGGTAAAACAGGAACTTCCAACTATTCCGATGATGAACTAGCGAAACTAACGAAGCCTTATGGTGGCTCTAGTGTTGTGACTCCTGATGAACTCTTTGTTGGTTATACGCAGAAATATTCAATGGCGGTATGGACAGGTTACACTAATCGTCTTACTCCCGTTCTGGACGATGGTGTGAAAGTCGCAACAGATGTTTACCGTGCGATGATGTCTTACTTGTCTGAAAGCGGGACAGAAGACTGGGAAATGCCTAGCGGCCTTTATCGTAGCGGAAATTATGTCTTTTTAGCCAATTCCACTAATAGATACCAAGGAAATTATTATAATTCTACTTCCAGTTCGAGTCTTGAAGAATCATCATCTTCTTCAAGTAGCCAAGAAAGTTCTACCCAAGAGTCATCAAGCAGCTCTGCTTCATCA
This Streptococcus anginosus DNA region includes the following protein-coding sequences:
- a CDS encoding cell division site-positioning protein MapZ family protein: MSKDEKHLPEQEEKESILDFETAKEMTVGQAARKSEELEAGVTEEDNVLDKYIKQHRQEIEAGKFSAQSAEEMSEAEDQEQLSQLDLAEFIQEMHDEVQEEAPLESAEVASEESAFDETVAALAASEAEPQETSEENSTQTPEELEAETKIMEPIQPEMDDIPVSSTESTESYPTFTALDEEMETEKVPFYKNKKVLYSAASVALLALIGGTVYLSLNRKQAKPATNSTSQTSKSSTTSSSENKNLKAFNSLYDSFFTDANKLALKNSSFGNLNKLKAALEKLKNTNEYNVAKAKYDSLVKQVEAVQNVNAQFTSAAITDGVLDTKAKIKSDAKFTDVTTGNTDLDKVLKSAISLGKSQQTSAPQSEAAAAPSQSSAQAPVAEQPASVPAQTTAPAAPASGTNLQRHLSRVPYDQTKINDSNNPAWNFNPGVLEKILATSRERGYFTGDNYILERVNIINGNGYYNLFRTDGTYLFSINCKTGYFVGNGAGYADALDY
- a CDS encoding THUMP domain-containing class I SAM-dependent RNA methyltransferase; translated protein: MKTKFKLIATAAAGLEAVVGREIRNLGLECQVENGRVRFDGTVETIIETNLWLRAADRIKIVVGSFPAKTFEELFQSVFALDWENYLPLGAKFPIAKAKCVKSKLHNEPSVQAISKKAVVKKLQKHYARPEGVPLMENGAEFKIEVSILKDVATVLIDTTGSSLFKRGYRAEKGGAPIKENMAAAILLLSNWYPDKPLIDPTCGSGTFCIEAAMIGMNMAPGLHRHFAFEEWNWVDSDLIRHVRARALEQIKQDIQLDILGSDIDARMVEIAKRNAEEAGVSEQILFKQMRLQDLHTDKINGVIVSNPPYGERLLDDDSVTKLYQEMGQTFAPLKTWSKFILTSDEAFEAKFGSQADKKRKLYNGTLKVDLYQYFGQRIKRQID
- the gpsB gene encoding cell division regulator GpsB, which produces MASIIYTPKDIFDQDFKVGVRGYSKVEVDEFLDNVIKDYETYAALVKELREENARLKAELAKKSNEAATSPLTQSIMETPQVASATLTNFDILKRLNRLEKEVFGKQILNNEI
- a CDS encoding DUF1273 domain-containing protein translates to MVSVLIVGYRNFDLGIFNDKDPRIKIIKKAIQRDLTRLLEEGAEWLIFTGNLGFEVWTLEVAKELQQDYDFQIATIFTFENQGESWNEANQEKLSRFKQVDFVKYAYPHYENPSQFRDYNHFLLSNTDGAYIFYDEENETNLKHLYQMMKKQEQYFIKQLTFDDLNEVAENFSEN
- the recU gene encoding Holliday junction resolvase RecU — encoded protein: MVNYPHKVPSRNSLRLPKKKSVDFANRGMSFEKMINETNDYYLSHDLAVIHKKPTPIQIVKVDYPRRSQAKIVEAYFRQASTTDYSGVYQGHYIDFEAKETHQKASMPMKNFHAHQIKHMEQVVKQGGICFVLLHFSALKLTYLLPAPYLINFFKIDKGKKSMPLDYIQKHGYSISQNGLPSIPYLEIIQQNLLGGKINE